TCTGAAAGGCTTTGGTGGGCTTCTGTTCATCTTCAGCAGCTCATTTGGAGCTTTCCTACTGGTGAGTAATTAAGtattgttcttcttcttgcaaCATGCCTATTGTATTATGATAAAATGCTAACAATAGTAACATGAATAGTTGAGTACCATGTACATGTTATAGAGGTCATCATTATCATGTAGGTTACGCAATTTATCAGCATGCTTGACATTCTGTAACTTTAACATCATTTATGTTTAGCGTTTAGGTTTGTAGCATCATACATTAGCTTTTTCAAGATCCTGGTCTAGCAAGGTCTTAGCTTCCGGGAATGGAAGACTCAACAGAATGTTTGTGATATACTTCACAGATTTGTGATATTGTCACTATAATCGATCCACTCGGCAGGTCCGTATatgatggatttttggagggaTGTGACAAGTGATCCACTCTAGTGCAATCTGTATTATAGAATTCTTAAGATATATCCCAATAACAGATTTATGCGTAGCATTATAACACGTGTTTTATTCTGACGTTAAGGTGAAGTATATGTATTCTTTGACACTTATACTTGCTGTTTTGGAATTAATCactcatttattgtgatgcaaaTTTTCTATGTTGCTCATCTGTGCAGCTTATTTACTTGGCATTTATAACTCCTGTTATGTATGACTTCTACAACTATGAAATGGAGTCAGCACAATTTGTCCAGCTGTTTTTCAAGTTTTCACAGGTTTGTTAGCCTGCTACTGTGCTTCCTTACTTACAAAATATTTAATTTCAAGCTTTTCCTGCAGTTGTTATTAATTGTAACAAGTTATGTACTTCATGTGCTCTCAGAACTTGGCGTTTATCGGTGCCCTGCTTTTCTTCCTGGGAATGAAGAACTCTATTCCAAGAAGGCGCTCCAAAGGAAGGACAACAAAGACCAAGACAAATTAAGTCAGCAATTGTAGGATGGGAGGCTATTAGGCTCCTTATGTCTGCATGCAGGATGTCCCACTTTTGTTCTTGGCACACAATTGAATTGTGAATTAGGGGGAACTTTACAGAACTTAGCATGTAGGATATTTAAGTTGCCTTGCACAATTCTATTTTGTATGTCGCCatgtgtttttatgtaatgaTACATTTTGCTACAAGAACTGCTTTGTCAGTCTAAAATTGAAAGTTGCAGTCTCTCTCTGTGGGTGCATGCGTGGTTGTGAAACTTCAGAATTGCTCTTTCTCGCTCTTAGCATGTACTCAATAAGGGTTATCCAGTAGTGTTAGAT
The sequence above is drawn from the Panicum hallii strain FIL2 chromosome 7, PHallii_v3.1, whole genome shotgun sequence genome and encodes:
- the LOC112901565 gene encoding uncharacterized protein LOC112901565, coding for MGFISFVGRVLFASLFLLSAYQEFIEFGNDGGPAAKALKPKFNLFIKQVSKNTGLGVPHIDIKSVIAATMFLKGFGGLLFIFSSSFGAFLLLIYLAFITPVMYDFYNYEMESAQFVQLFFKFSQNLAFIGALLFFLGMKNSIPRRRSKGRTTKTKTN